From a single Bacillus sp. NEB1478 genomic region:
- a CDS encoding YitT family protein, with the protein MNTKIQKSLAILAGLFLTAAGMKILNIHSLTFGGTAGIATLGSFLSNWSWGILFLIVNLPFFILSIRKLGWTFSISTFLCILLVSAITDLLTYIHFPTVTPIFASLFAGTLIGVGVSLVLNSGASLGGIHILALYLEQKSNINRGLTLFVTDFMIVSSAIVIVGFNNAFISIFSISIASFIVGKLKAKSPAIEYEVDESIDAVRNN; encoded by the coding sequence TTGAATACAAAAATTCAAAAAAGCTTAGCCATCTTAGCCGGCTTATTTTTAACTGCAGCGGGAATGAAGATCTTAAACATTCATTCGCTAACTTTTGGCGGAACGGCCGGAATTGCGACTTTAGGCTCTTTCTTAAGCAATTGGTCTTGGGGAATATTATTTTTAATTGTTAATCTGCCATTTTTCATCCTTTCGATAAGAAAATTAGGATGGACATTTTCAATATCTACATTTTTATGTATATTGCTTGTTTCGGCCATTACAGATTTATTAACCTACATCCATTTCCCAACGGTCACACCTATCTTTGCGTCTTTATTCGCAGGAACATTAATAGGTGTTGGTGTTAGTTTGGTGTTAAATTCCGGTGCTTCATTAGGCGGAATACACATATTAGCTTTATACCTGGAACAAAAGTCAAATATTAACCGCGGCCTCACATTATTTGTAACTGATTTTATGATCGTATCTTCTGCTATTGTTATTGTAGGTTTTAACAATGCATTTATATCTATTTTTTCTATATCAATTGCCTCATTCATAGTGGGTAAATTAAAAGCTAAATCTCCTGCCATTGAATATGAAGTTGATGAATCAATAGATGCTGTAAGAAATAATTAA
- a CDS encoding YhcN/YlaJ family sporulation lipoprotein yields MRKYFGILLALFIVLTGLTACGTNKKPNQESTEETKQIKNTKAGREPNSQIDSPLVERKSGEVHQSKDLVKLAENIPGVKKAYVIVSGTFTLVGIDPLTKVQPGQENEKLRTEVYDVLKENAQGRNAAITTDPDKIADIKRLGEKVAQGKRHQLHRGVYNEMGQIISKIKPVKGQYQSTERQEMHENMDQHRDDLYE; encoded by the coding sequence ATGAGAAAATATTTTGGAATCTTACTGGCACTTTTTATAGTATTAACAGGATTAACAGCTTGCGGAACGAATAAAAAGCCCAACCAAGAAAGCACAGAAGAAACAAAGCAAATTAAAAATACAAAAGCTGGAAGAGAACCAAACTCACAAATCGATTCACCTTTAGTGGAAAGAAAGAGTGGGGAGGTTCACCAATCAAAAGATTTAGTTAAGCTTGCTGAAAATATTCCAGGCGTTAAGAAGGCTTATGTAATCGTAAGCGGGACATTTACGTTAGTTGGAATTGATCCACTTACAAAAGTACAGCCTGGACAAGAAAACGAAAAACTGAGAACTGAAGTTTATGATGTATTAAAAGAGAATGCGCAAGGCAGGAATGCAGCAATTACGACGGATCCAGACAAAATTGCCGACATCAAGCGACTTGGAGAAAAGGTTGCGCAAGGTAAGCGTCATCAGCTTCACAGAGGGGTTTATAACGAGATGGGGCAAATTATTAGTAAGATAAAACCAGTTAAAGGTCAATATCAATCAACAGAAAGACAAGAAATGCATGAAAATATGGATCAACATCGAGATGATCTGTATGAATAA
- a CDS encoding tyrosine-type recombinase/integrase gives MEEYPHLPDYAQLFIDHLQKKDRKKSTIKRYYYDLLDFFAWIRVMKKSDDLNIIQNLNKEQLSEYFLFLTEQREYSASTTNRVFTVTKSLFHFLQVQKLIKENPFKDFDQKWEEDKHFKNEDFITEEEYVQLFQILSSYEGLTEKQQKFRHLLIKRNEAIVTLLYKYGLTLQELANIEMKDVKFTEHLLTVKNNENKRTLSLEKEIQRLLYAYLENIPDLIKPRKYSSDRFFIAFDYQRGTYRFDYSNYEPKPLTVIAIQKMLRQEIKRSGLRDGVSSHHLRRTAILNFAVRNNSTKEIQAWFGLKSPLTVNRYEHYIREKETIV, from the coding sequence ATGGAAGAGTATCCACATTTACCGGATTATGCTCAGCTCTTTATTGACCATTTACAAAAAAAAGACCGAAAAAAAAGTACTATAAAAAGATATTATTATGATTTACTTGATTTTTTTGCTTGGATTAGAGTGATGAAAAAGAGTGATGATCTTAACATTATCCAAAACCTAAATAAAGAACAATTAAGTGAGTATTTTCTATTTCTTACAGAGCAAAGAGAATACAGCGCATCCACGACAAATAGGGTATTTACTGTAACGAAAAGTTTATTTCACTTTCTCCAAGTTCAAAAACTAATAAAAGAAAACCCTTTTAAGGACTTTGATCAAAAATGGGAAGAAGACAAACACTTTAAAAATGAGGATTTTATAACAGAAGAAGAATATGTACAGCTTTTTCAAATTCTTTCGTCTTATGAAGGATTAACTGAAAAACAGCAAAAGTTCAGACATTTATTAATAAAAAGAAACGAAGCAATTGTAACATTGCTTTACAAATATGGACTTACCCTTCAGGAATTAGCCAATATCGAGATGAAAGATGTTAAATTTACAGAGCATCTGTTAACAGTGAAGAACAATGAAAACAAACGGACCCTATCTCTGGAAAAAGAAATACAGCGATTGTTATATGCGTATTTGGAAAACATTCCAGATCTTATAAAGCCAAGGAAATATTCTTCAGATCGATTTTTTATAGCTTTTGATTACCAGAGAGGTACATATCGCTTTGATTACAGTAATTATGAACCAAAACCATTAACAGTTATTGCGATTCAAAAAATGTTAAGGCAGGAAATTAAACGCTCTGGCCTAAGAGATGGCGTAAGTTCCCATCACTTAAGAAGAACAGCGATATTAAATTTTGCTGTAAGAAATAATTCTACTAAGGAAATACAGGCATGGTTTGGTCTGAAGTCTCCACTAACTGTAAATAGGTATGAACATTATATAAGAGAAAAAGAAACGATCGTTTAA
- the hfq gene encoding RNA chaperone Hfq, protein MKQSINLQDHYLNQLRRENIYATVYLLNGFQLKGLVKGFDNFTVVLEAEGKQHLIYKHAISTFTPHRNVDLSSANMNE, encoded by the coding sequence ATGAAGCAATCTATCAATTTACAGGATCATTACTTAAACCAGTTACGGCGTGAAAACATATATGCGACCGTATACTTGCTGAATGGCTTTCAGCTTAAAGGTTTAGTTAAGGGGTTTGACAACTTTACGGTCGTACTTGAGGCAGAAGGGAAACAGCACCTCATTTATAAGCATGCCATTTCAACGTTTACCCCACATCGAAATGTAGATCTATCATCTGCAAATATGAATGAATAA